One region of Haloterrigena salifodinae genomic DNA includes:
- a CDS encoding HdeD family acid-resistance protein, with amino-acid sequence MSTVTANTETNALETEWKMLAVAGGIIAILGILAMGLPFVTGVATTYLVGSLLVLGGLVHGSRAVATRGESGTLWQLTLAAVSVLGGIAALVNPIVGLLTLTLLVIAYLLVDAVVEFGAALRMGRESGRGWIAASGALSLVLAVLLLAGFPADAVWVVGLAVGVNLFVTGLSMVAVAYGGRRLAHDVTPPTGESRSA; translated from the coding sequence ATGAGTACAGTAACTGCGAACACCGAAACGAACGCGCTCGAAACGGAATGGAAAATGCTGGCGGTCGCGGGCGGAATCATCGCGATCCTCGGCATCCTCGCCATGGGACTCCCGTTCGTGACCGGCGTCGCGACGACGTACCTCGTCGGATCGCTCCTGGTGCTCGGCGGACTCGTCCACGGGAGTCGCGCCGTCGCCACGCGCGGAGAAAGCGGAACGCTCTGGCAACTGACGCTCGCTGCGGTCTCGGTTCTGGGCGGTATCGCGGCGCTCGTGAACCCGATCGTCGGCCTGCTGACGCTCACGCTCCTGGTCATCGCGTACCTGCTCGTCGACGCCGTCGTCGAGTTCGGAGCGGCCCTTCGCATGGGACGCGAATCGGGTCGGGGATGGATCGCCGCCAGCGGCGCGCTCTCGCTCGTCCTGGCCGTTCTTCTCCTGGCCGGATTCCCCGCTGACGCCGTCTGGGTCGTCGGCCTCGCCGTCGGCGTGAATCTGTTCGTGACGGGGCTCTCGATGGTCGCCGTGGCGTACGGCGGCCGCCGCCTCGCTCACGACGTCACCCCGCCGACGGGCGAATCCCGTAGCGCGTGA
- a CDS encoding NAD(P)/FAD-dependent oxidoreductase, with the protein MDDTQPTAAVLGGSVSGLAAATGLRRLADVDRVTVYERQEYDEKRVDCGEAINDATLVPLEKTPENGFVNDVDGFQLRVYEGTNRPRDAGPLATSNVRCEPGYVCERPVVERRWAAELEARGVEFRTGRSISPSEYADIVETYDYVIDATGQPSLTLKASGEMREYTGDMIALNATVEGDFSAYANWPRIFFEGYVGYAWAFPKTDHHANVGIGWAGDRRPDDYFGALEAAAERNSFPVPDRADVNIATIPRGPSLDPARTYDSEHDVFLVGDAAGIANRYQGEGICQGIRSAYLLAALIADGNESAYPRKLYELMRSEYRLARLMRGAWVEHEDPDLLASVAAALEGLTIDDVTRRPATVMRRVASRPSTAIELLADAGMLRRLYGAYTGSWEYVA; encoded by the coding sequence ATGGACGACACGCAGCCGACTGCGGCGGTGCTCGGCGGATCGGTTTCGGGACTCGCGGCGGCAACGGGTCTGCGCCGACTCGCGGACGTAGACCGGGTGACCGTCTACGAGCGTCAGGAGTACGACGAGAAGCGCGTGGACTGCGGCGAGGCGATCAACGACGCGACGCTGGTCCCGCTCGAGAAGACGCCCGAAAACGGGTTCGTCAACGATGTCGACGGATTCCAACTTCGCGTGTACGAGGGGACCAACCGTCCGCGCGACGCCGGACCGCTCGCGACGTCGAACGTTCGGTGCGAGCCCGGCTACGTCTGCGAGCGACCCGTCGTCGAACGACGGTGGGCGGCGGAGTTGGAAGCCAGAGGCGTCGAATTCCGGACCGGCCGATCGATCTCACCCAGCGAGTACGCCGACATCGTGGAGACGTACGACTACGTCATCGACGCGACCGGACAGCCGTCCCTGACGCTCAAAGCGAGCGGAGAGATGCGCGAATACACCGGCGACATGATCGCGCTCAACGCGACGGTCGAGGGCGACTTCTCGGCGTACGCGAACTGGCCGCGGATCTTCTTCGAGGGATACGTTGGCTACGCCTGGGCGTTTCCGAAGACCGATCATCACGCGAACGTCGGCATCGGCTGGGCGGGCGACCGGCGGCCCGACGACTACTTCGGCGCGCTCGAGGCCGCGGCTGAGCGGAACTCGTTTCCTGTCCCGGACCGGGCGGACGTGAATATCGCCACCATCCCGAGGGGGCCGAGCCTCGATCCCGCCCGCACCTACGACTCCGAGCACGACGTGTTTCTCGTCGGCGACGCGGCCGGGATCGCCAACCGGTATCAGGGCGAAGGGATCTGTCAGGGGATCAGATCGGCGTACCTCCTCGCGGCGCTGATCGCCGACGGAAACGAGTCGGCGTACCCGCGGAAACTGTACGAGCTGATGCGGTCCGAGTACCGGCTCGCACGGCTGATGCGCGGCGCGTGGGTCGAACACGAGGACCCCGACCTCCTGGCCTCGGTCGCAGCGGCGCTCGAGGGATTGACGATCGACGATGTTACGCGCCGACCCGCGACCGTGATGCGACGCGTCGCGAGTCGACCGTCGACCGCGATCGAACTGCTCGCCGACGCCGGCATGCTTCGACGCCTGTACGGCGCCTACACCGGCTCGTGGGAGTACGTCGCGTAG
- a CDS encoding class I SAM-dependent methyltransferase, with product MGYHTFDAGRADKLERAERRYRFLSAEELLWALSLSPDDTVADLGSGTGFFTDDVAPHAGAVHAVDVQEAMHEYYREKGVPENVALVTSDVSDLPFDDDALDAAFSTMTYHEFASDDALAELRRVLAPGGRLVVVDWAATGSGEDGPPVDERYGADEAATALRDAGFDIEHEAVRSETFLLIATLE from the coding sequence GTGGGCTACCACACGTTCGACGCCGGGCGGGCGGACAAGCTCGAACGGGCCGAACGGCGATACCGATTCCTCTCGGCCGAGGAACTGCTGTGGGCGCTCTCGCTCTCGCCGGACGACACCGTCGCCGACCTCGGCAGCGGGACCGGTTTCTTCACCGACGACGTCGCGCCCCACGCCGGCGCGGTCCACGCGGTCGACGTTCAGGAGGCGATGCACGAGTACTACCGAGAGAAGGGCGTCCCGGAGAACGTTGCCCTCGTGACCAGCGACGTGAGTGACCTCCCGTTCGACGACGACGCACTCGACGCCGCGTTCTCGACGATGACCTACCACGAGTTCGCGAGCGACGACGCGCTCGCGGAACTCCGACGGGTCCTCGCGCCCGGCGGGCGACTCGTCGTCGTCGACTGGGCCGCGACCGGCTCTGGCGAGGACGGGCCGCCGGTCGACGAGCGATACGGCGCCGACGAGGCGGCGACCGCTCTCCGCGACGCCGGGTTCGATATCGAACACGAGGCCGTCCGCTCGGAAACGTTCCTGTTGATCGCGACGCTCGAGTGA
- a CDS encoding DUF7542 family protein, translating to MDEDSVVLECRDCEFRESFANLGSARVALNDHESATGHEADWKIERVAAGVERAGADAGICGEPDCANSDSPLLDWRQPDDEP from the coding sequence ATGGACGAGGACAGCGTCGTGCTCGAATGTCGCGACTGCGAGTTCCGCGAGTCGTTCGCGAACCTGGGCAGTGCACGCGTCGCACTCAACGACCACGAGTCGGCGACGGGTCACGAGGCCGACTGGAAGATCGAGCGCGTCGCCGCCGGCGTCGAACGAGCGGGTGCCGACGCGGGAATCTGCGGCGAGCCCGACTGTGCGAATTCGGACTCGCCGCTTCTCGACTGGCGCCAACCCGACGACGAGCCGTGA